Genomic segment of Bacteroides stercoris ATCC 43183:
CCTTGAAGACATGTTGAAGTTTGCCAAATATTATCGGCAGATACTCAAAGGCGAAACCAGCCATGCCCGTCTCAACCGCAAGCTGAAACAGATTGCAACCATAGAATCTCTTGTACACCTGCCCTACCTGTTGTCATTCTTTGACTATGCGTCAACGAATAACCTGAACGAAACCGAACAGTATGAAGTATTGGACACAATCGAAAACTACTGGGCCCGCCGGATTATCTGCAACTACCCTGCAAATGCGCTTCAAAAGATGTTTGCTACTCTCCATAATGATATTTTGAAGATATACAAACGCCATAAGGAAAGAGATGCCGAGTTACTTCTACCGTACTCTCAGATCCTCAAATTCATTTTGCTCAGGAAACAAGGAACCGTATCATTTCCAAACGACAACGATGTTAAATCAGCCTTTCCAACCAGACAGATTTATCGTATTCCAAGCAACTATAAGTTCTTCCTGTTCGAACGTATGGAAAATGAAAACAGTCCGGAGGCAAATGATACAATCGTAAAAAAAATGAAGGACGGCATATTCACCATAGCACACATCATGCCTCAGACACTAACACCTCAGTGGAAAGAAGAACTGGGAGAAAACTGGCAGCAGATATATGACACCTATCTCCACACTTTTGCCAACCTAACCCTTACCGGATTCAATACGTCATACAGCAACCACTCGTTTCAGGAGAAAAAGGACGGATACACAGACCGCAAAGGAAACAAGATTAACGGTTTTAAAAACTCGGCTTTCTGTTTGTCAAACTATCTAAAACAATGTTCTAAATGGACTATTGACGAGATTAAAGAAAGACAACAGATTCTTCTTGAAAACTTCCTCCGGCTATGGCCGATGATAAAGACGGAATATGTTCCACTGGAAAAGGAATATGAGTTGGTTTCATTTGACGACGACGAATATGAACTGAGTTGGCGGCAAATCATCGGTTATCGCTACAGAAACGAACGGCATGCAGTCTCAAACTGGGTGGAAATGCTGGTACAAGTCTGCAAACTCATATACAATGAAAGTCCTTCTACAATGACCTATGTAGCCGGTAAGAATTACTGGATACATGCTTCCGAGGCCAAAGGAAGAAGCAAAGTGGCAGAACATTGTTACGTTCATACTTCTTGCAGTACAAACACCAAACGCAATATCTTGAACTACTTATTTAAAGAATGCGAGATACCGGCAAGCATTCTTGAATTTGAGCTGGTTCCACTGGCAGATAAAGTTATGGACTCCAATGAAGAGTAATTCTTTTTCATTGTTTGATTTTAATCCCGATTCACGAAAACGCATCAAAAACAATAACAAAAAAGAAACAGCTACATGCCCATCATCGAAATATCATCCCTATCCCACCCCGGAGTGGAAATTTTCAGCACGCTTACCGAAGCTCAGCTACGTAATCGCATCGAACCTACCAAAGGCATCTTCATTGCGGAAAGTCCCAAAGTCATTTCCGTTGCCATTGATGCAGGATATAAACCTCTGGCACTCCTATGCGAACAGAAACACATTACGGGTGATGCCGCAACCATCATTGGGCGCAGCGGAGACATTCCGGTCTATACAGGAACAAGGGAGTTGCTTGCCACGCTTACCGGATATACCCTGACCCGCGGCGTCCTTTGCGCCATGCGTCGTCCCACGCCACTCAGCCTTGAGGAAGTATGCCGGGAAGCCCGGCGTATCGTAGTGATAGACGGCGTGGTCGATACAACCAACATAGGAGCAATCTTCCGTTCGGCTGCCGCTCTCGGCATAGATGCCGTGCTGCTCACCCCCACCTCTTGCGACCCGCTCAACCGGCGTGCGGTCAGGGTATCCATGGGGTCGGTATTCCTCGTACCATGGACTTGGCTGGACGCTCCCATCGGCAGACTGAGCGACTTAGGTTTCCGCACGGCAGCTATGGCGCTTACCGACAACTCCATACCTATCGACAATCCTGCCTTGACCGCCGAACCTAAGCTGGCTATCATAATGGGTACCGAAGGAGACGGACTTTCACGCGAAACCATTGCCGGGAGCGACTACGTAGTCCGCATCCCCATGTCGCACGGCGTCGACTCGCTTAATGTGGCTGCCGCTGCTGCCGTAGCTTTCTGGCAACTTCGCACACCAGCTGCCGGAAAATAAAACAGGAAAATAAAGCCTGAAGCTTGTTTTTATTTTCCCGCTATCGCCACTTTAATCACCCCGTCCAGCCTGTTTTCGAATACGCGGTATGCTTCTTCGATTTTTGTCAGGGGAAAACGGTGTGTGATAAGCGGCGTGGTATCAATCTTTCCCGCCTCTATCAAACGGAGAATCTCGGCACAATCGCATCCATCCACTCCACCGGTCTTGAAAGTCAGATTCTTACCATACATATCGGGCAAAGGAAGTATTTGAGGATTATCATAAAGCGCCACAACCGTAACCACCGCATTGGGACGGGCACATTCCCACGCCAGGCGGAAAGTGTCTCCGGCTCCTGCCACTTCCAACACGACATCAGCGCCTCCGTGATCGCTGTTACGAAGTACAAACTCCTTACACTCTTCCGGCTCCGTCACCAATACATCAGGATAATGTTCACGGATAAACCGAATTCTTTCAGAGGACTTTTCACAAACAATGATACGCTTCGGTTTCTTCAGCATCACGCAAAGCAAAGTACATATCCCCGTAGGGCCGGCTCCTATGACAAGAACCGTATCCTCCCCGGAAATCTCCGAAATGCGTGCCGCCCAAAATCCCGTAGCCAGCACATCGCCTACAAAAAGCGCCTGTTCATCGCTCACCGAATCGGGAATGCGGTTCAATCCCCGGTCGGCATAAGGAACCCTGACATACTCCGCCTGACCGCCGTCAATACGGCATCCTAATGCCCAACCACCATTCACATCCGTACAGTTATTCACATATCCGTGTTGGCAGAAAAAACACTCACCGCAAAAAGTCTCAACATTGACAGTAACCCTGTCGCCTGGTTTGACCGAAGTAACACGACTCCCAACCTGTTCAACAACGCCCACCATTTCATGCCCTACCGTTATTCCCGGAACAGCACGCGGCACACTGCCATGTTTGATATGCAAATCACTGGTACAGATGCTACCAAGTGTCACGCGGACAATAGCGTCGCGAGAGTCCTTCAATTCGGGCTTTGGCTTGTCCAACAGACCGAATCTTCCATGTTCGATGTATGTATATGCAAGCATAATATCCTTCCTTAATAATCAGTTTCTGTTTTTTTGCGAATATAAACATAACATTTTGATAAAAGAGCAATAATAGATTTTTTTATAAACATCTCACGCCTAATAAGAATAAGAATGGCTACATTTGCAGATAGTTATCAGAGTCCTCACATAAACCGCAATTCACAATGAAAGAAAAAGAACTTGCCTTTTCAGATGTTCCCAATAATTTCCTATGGTGTATCAACCGGCAATGCAGTAAAGCAGAAACTTGCCTCAGGCAATTGGCAGAAAGGCTCTCGCCGGAAGAGCTTATATCTTGCAGTGCCATCAATCCCAAGCATTTAGCCAAGTTCAAGAATGAGTGCCCTTACTTTTGCTCCAATAAGCAGGTGAGGTATGCCAAAGGCTTTCTCGGGATTCTGGAAAACCTCACCGCCAAACAAACACACTTCTTCATCAACCGGGTCATCAGTAATTCCAGCCGCCGTACCTACTATCGTGTCCGCAATGGCGAACGGGCATTATCTCCTGCCGAGCAACAAAATATCATAAACATACTCAAAGAGTGCGGAGTAACTTTCTCCATTGAATTCGATTCTTACTTTGAAGATTATTATTGGAGCAATACATTATGACATGCCAACCTTTGCCTTTTAATAGGCAAGGTTGTGCCTATTAAAAGGCACATTTGTGCCAGCTAAGTGGCACGACATTTAGAATATAGCCTTATGATACCTGAGGGTTTTATGTATTAAGAAGAAACAAAAGAGTAAAAGAGAACGGGCTATTTACCATATATTTCACTATCTTTGTACAACTAACCAAAGCTTAACGATATGAAGAGACAGATTGGAGTGTTAACCGCTTCGTTGCTCATCCTGTCGGGTTGCGGCACAAGCCAAACGGCATCGGGCGATCCCGGTGCAATATTTGCAGGTGCAGCCATCGGCGGAAATGTCGGCGGTGCCATCGGCGGTCTGATAGGCGACAATAATGGCGGCTGGCGGGGCGGTTACCGGGGTTCGGCCATCGGTACAATTATCGGAACCATCGCCGGAGCAGCCATTGGAAATGCTGTGTCTGCTCCCAAACAAGAGGCATACGGTTACCGGATAGAAAGAACGGAGCCCTACAAGCCGCAGAACGAAACGTATCCCGCTCCAAGCGTCTTCGATAACCTAAGGATACGCAACATCCGTTTCATAGACGACAGCCGTGACCACGTAATCAGTTCGGGTGAGAAAAGCAAAGTAATTTTCGAAATCATGAACGAAGGTGAACAGACTATATATAATGTGGTACCGATGGTTACCGAAACCACAGGCATGAAGCGCATTTACATTTCACCACCTGTAATGGTGGAGCAAATCGCCCCTCACAACGGCGTGAAATACACCGCCACCATCAGCGCAGGCGAGCGGATAAAGACGGGAAATGTCACCATACGGGTGGCCGTAGCCGACGGAAACGGGCAACAATACGACTGGCAGGAGTTCTCACTTCCCACCGAGCGATAAACAAATTTTCGGAGTCTATACAGACTGAACACAGAGACGTAGAAAATTTAACAGCATGAAGAAAATAATACAGAGCATACCCTGATTCTCTGTATTTGAAAAGCAAAAGTTGAATACTTTATAAACGACAGATTATGGCCGACAACTATCTGGAAAACCAATACGAACAGTATCAGGCGCGCAAAGCTGCCTGGGAGAGGGAACGCAAATACGGAAAGAAGAAAAAGAAATCAGCGTATCCGCATCCCTTGCCGCAACAGAAGGATGCGGAAGATGTCCTGTCCGTTCCGGAAGAGGAGAATGACAACATTCCCTACA
This window contains:
- a CDS encoding TrmH family RNA methyltransferase, with translation MPIIEISSLSHPGVEIFSTLTEAQLRNRIEPTKGIFIAESPKVISVAIDAGYKPLALLCEQKHITGDAATIIGRSGDIPVYTGTRELLATLTGYTLTRGVLCAMRRPTPLSLEEVCREARRIVVIDGVVDTTNIGAIFRSAAALGIDAVLLTPTSCDPLNRRAVRVSMGSVFLVPWTWLDAPIGRLSDLGFRTAAMALTDNSIPIDNPALTAEPKLAIIMGTEGDGLSRETIAGSDYVVRIPMSHGVDSLNVAAAAAVAFWQLRTPAAGK
- a CDS encoding DUF262 domain-containing protein gives rise to the protein MKGSVNISDYFYGAKTQFIIPLYQRKYAWQKKHCVRLFEDLIKIHKEELQSHFFGSIVATKASEVEDDLLIIDGQQRITTLSLLILAAFNAVANGDMQPGNEDIEEVRKNYLYAIRKRIDRQIKLRPIEGDIEAYDALFTNNSDDFIKNTGITANYELFYQLIQISNLTFEELIKAIEKLEVIDIRLEAKDNPQLIFESLNSCGKDLEEADKVRNYLLMSLSSKKQEDYYHAYWSKIEKLTDGEPTMFIRDYLTLKKGTISNIEDLYFDFKSYDMKSHIDRQVLLEDMLKFAKYYRQILKGETSHARLNRKLKQIATIESLVHLPYLLSFFDYASTNNLNETEQYEVLDTIENYWARRIICNYPANALQKMFATLHNDILKIYKRHKERDAELLLPYSQILKFILLRKQGTVSFPNDNDVKSAFPTRQIYRIPSNYKFFLFERMENENSPEANDTIVKKMKDGIFTIAHIMPQTLTPQWKEELGENWQQIYDTYLHTFANLTLTGFNTSYSNHSFQEKKDGYTDRKGNKINGFKNSAFCLSNYLKQCSKWTIDEIKERQQILLENFLRLWPMIKTEYVPLEKEYELVSFDDDEYELSWRQIIGYRYRNERHAVSNWVEMLVQVCKLIYNESPSTMTYVAGKNYWIHASEAKGRSKVAEHCYVHTSCSTNTKRNILNYLFKECEIPASILEFELVPLADKVMDSNEE
- a CDS encoding DUF6078 family protein gives rise to the protein MKEKELAFSDVPNNFLWCINRQCSKAETCLRQLAERLSPEELISCSAINPKHLAKFKNECPYFCSNKQVRYAKGFLGILENLTAKQTHFFINRVISNSSRRTYYRVRNGERALSPAEQQNIINILKECGVTFSIEFDSYFEDYYWSNTL
- a CDS encoding alcohol dehydrogenase, translated to MLAYTYIEHGRFGLLDKPKPELKDSRDAIVRVTLGSICTSDLHIKHGSVPRAVPGITVGHEMVGVVEQVGSRVTSVKPGDRVTVNVETFCGECFFCQHGYVNNCTDVNGGWALGCRIDGGQAEYVRVPYADRGLNRIPDSVSDEQALFVGDVLATGFWAARISEISGEDTVLVIGAGPTGICTLLCVMLKKPKRIIVCEKSSERIRFIREHYPDVLVTEPEECKEFVLRNSDHGGADVVLEVAGAGDTFRLAWECARPNAVVTVVALYDNPQILPLPDMYGKNLTFKTGGVDGCDCAEILRLIEAGKIDTTPLITHRFPLTKIEEAYRVFENRLDGVIKVAIAGK